Part of the Haemophilus influenzae genome is shown below.
TGAACCGAACCACTTTTGACAATTTCACCATTAATTTTTACCGCACTTTGACGGATCGCTTTTGTTGCTTGAGAACGCGTTAAGCCCGTATTTTCAGCAATAAATTTATCTAATCTCATTATGTTTTCTCTTGTTAAAATTCGCTAGGCATTGTACAGGTTTTTGCTTTTAGAACGAAACAAAAAAGGCTGCAATGCAGCCTTTATCTATTAAGCTTGGTTAAACCACTTCAGGTAATCGAATTGATCGTAATATTTTTTCCCATTCCAGCCAGAAAATTCAAAAATATCGCCCACCTGATTTTGCTTCTCGAAGCCTTTTATATAATAAGCCGATTTAAAAGCTGGATAGGGCTTGTGAGTAAAAATCACTTTATTTTTGAAAGGGAGTTGATCAAAAAGTTGAATGTCTTTTTCGGTCACGCCGTCTCGATCTGCCATCATAATAAAAAGATTGTCTAACTTCATTCGTGACGTGCGAAGTTGCCATTTTTCATTGGCTTCTTGCTCACTGTGATAATGCATAAAATGAATTTCAAGATCGGCAAGTTTTCCCACTGGATAACTTTTTTCTGTTTGTACGAATGTGAGAGGTTGAGTACGGTAGAAATCCATATTTTGTAAATAACGCAAAAAATCCTGTGGCGAGAGATAGAGATTCACAAAAGGGGAATTAAACGGCTGGTGCAAATCATGTAAGATAAAAGCACCCATACAATTGGCAGAAATGACAGTCATGCCTTGATTTGTTAGTTTACGTTGCAGAGTGCGATTAATGAAAAATCTTTGGCATTTATTCACCGCACTTTTAATTTTTTGAAATGGATTCATTTTCTCATCCTTTATGCTTTTGTTGCGAAAATCCTACCTTTTTTGCTGAAAAATGAAAAGTCTAGCTAATGCCTCGCATCAAAAAAATTTTGTTATAAAGTTGTAAGAATTTGCAGTTCGTCACAATTTTTTGAATAAAAAACAGATATAATCGACGCAATATTTCAATCCTGTTTCAAGAAAATGGAGCACTTATTATGACCGAACAATTACGTCAAGCAGCCTTGGATTTCCACGAATTTCCAATTCCTGGAAAAATCGAAGTTACCCCAACAAAATCACTCGCAACACAACGCGATCTGGCTTTAGCTTATTCACCGGGTGTGGCAGAGCCTTGTTTAGAAATTGAAAAAGATCCTGCCGCCTCTTACAAATATACCGCGCGTGGCAATTTAGTAGCGGTGATTTCCAATGGTACAGCGGTACTTGGGCTTGGCAATATTGGCGCGCTTGCCGGCAAACCCGTAATGGAAGGGAAGGGCGTATTGTTCAAAAAATTTGCAGGCATTAACGTGTTTGATATTGAAGTGAATGAGCATGATCCCGATAAACTTGTGGATATTATTGCCTCGTTAGAGCCAACTTTCGGTGGAGTGAACTTAGAAGATATTAAAGCACCAGAATGTTTCTATATTGAACAAAAATTGCGTGAGAGAATGAATATTCCTGTATTCCATGATGACCAGCATGGCACGGCGATCATTAGTGCGGCCGCGATCATCAATTCTCTTCGTATTGTAGGTAAAAAAATTGAAGATGTTCGACTTGTTGCTTCTGGTGCGGGTGCAGCATCAATTGCGTGTTTGAACTTATTACTTTCTTTAGGTATGAAACGTGAAAATATCACAGTTTGCGACTCGAAAGGCGTGGTATATAAAGGCCGTGATGACAAAATGGATCAAACCAAAAAAGATTATGCAATTGAAGATAATGGCTGGCGTAAACTTGGCGATGCGATGCCAAATGCAGATATTTTCTTAGGTTGTTCTGCGGCTGGTGCGCTTACGCAAGATATGGTTAAAAGTATGGCTGCGCATCCAATTATTCTTGCTTTAGCTAATCCAAATCCTGAAATTACCCCACCAGAAGCAAAAGCAGTTCGTCCTGATGCGATTGTATGTACAGGCCGTTCTGATTATCCAAACCAAGTAAATAACGTGCTTTGTTTCCCATTCATTTTCCGTGGTTCATTAGATGTGGGCGCAACCACTATTAATGAAGAAATGAAACGTGCGGCAGTTTATGCCATTGCTGACCTTGCATTAGAAGAGCAAAACGAAGTGGTAACCTCTGCTTACGGTGGAGAAGGGGCAACATTTGGTGCGGATTATGTGATTCCTCGTCCATTTGATCCTCGCTTGATTGTGCGTATTGCACCAGCGGTAGCAAAAGCTGCGATGGAGTCTGGCGTGGCAACTCGTCCGATTCAAAATTGGGATATTTATATTGACCAACTCACTCAGTTTGTTTACAAAACCAACTTGTTTATGCGTCCTATTTTCAGCCAAGCAAAAGCGGCAAAACAACGCATTATTTTAGCGGAAGGGGAAGAAAATAAAGCATTACACGCTACCCAAGAAGTGATTTCAATGGGCTTGGCAAATCCAATTTTAATTGGTCGCCGCAGTGTGATTGAAGAAAAAATTAAAAAACTTGGTTTACGTTTAACTGCAGGTGTGGATTTCGAAATTGTGGATAACGAAGATAATCCTCGCTATGAAGAATGTTGGAAACACTATTACGAACTTACTAAACGTAAAGGCATTACACCTGCGATTGCAAAACGTGTCGTGCGTTCTAACACTACCGTATTAGCTTCTACATTGCTTAGCTTAGGTTATGCAGACGCTTTAGTATGTGGTTTATTTGGTTCATACGGAAAACACCTTGCATCTATTCGCGATATTATTGGCTTAAAAGACGGCGTGAAAACTGCCGCTGCTTTAAATAGTCTTGTATTACCGACGGGTAACGTATTCTTAACAGATACTCACGTAAACAGTAATCCTACAGCAGAAGAATTAGCTGAAATTACCTTAATGGCAGCAGAAGAAATTCATCGTTTTGGTATTGAACCTGCAGTTGCATTGCTTTCTCATTCTAATTTTGGTTCATCTGATTCATTAGGCGCACCAAAAATGCGCGAAGTATTACAGATCGTCAAAGAGCACAATCCACATTTAATGATCGATGGGGAAATGCGTGGCGATTTAGCGATGAATGAAGCTCACCGAAAAGAAGTCATGCCTGATAGCCCATTGAAAGGAAGCGCAAATTTATTAGTGTTCCCTGATTTGAGTGCATCACGTATTAGTTATAGCTTATTACGCAGCACCACTACGGCAATTACCGTTGGCCCGATCTTAATGGGTATGAATAAATCTGCGCATATTCTTAATCCAGGTGCATCTGTTCGTCGTATTATCAATATGATTGCCTATGCAGCAGTGAAAGCACAACAAGAGTAATCGAAAAAAAGTGCGGTGAATTTTTATTAAATTTCCGTCGTTTACTTAACAAAGCCTCGATTTTTCTCGAGGCTTTATTTTCTAGTGAATGTGTTTACATTTGAGATTGAGTAAAACTATGCGAAAATTGACCGCACTTTAAGACTTTTGTTGTGTCGAAAAGGAACCGACCGATAGACAGTTGCCTATCTTTCTTTAATTTAATACGGCTTGGATGTCGTTGTGTTAGTGGTTTTTACAATGAAAAAAGCACATTTTCCTTTATTCCCCATCTTCACATTCGTGTTGATTAATCTTATTCTACTTTCTTTATCGCGTTTTGGACTTGCGGTATGGCAATCAGAGCGTGTATCCGCCGTAGATGGCTGGTTGCAATTATTTTTGCAAGGTGTACGAATGGATGTTGTGGCACTTTGTTATTTATTTGGCGTACCAGCATTGCTCACAACGTTATTTCATAGCAGTAAAGTTTGGGTAAAAATTTTACGCCTATGGCTAACCCTTGGCAGTGTGTTTATTATCTTTATGGAAATTGCCACACCTGCCTTTATTGAAACCTACGATTACCGCCCAAATCGTTTATTTATCGAATATCTGATTTATCCGAAAGAAGTTTTTTCAATGCTTGCGGAAGGGCATTTAAGTGCGGTGATTTTTAGCCTTGTTTTCACGATTTTAGCTGCCGTGATTTATTGGAAAATTTCTGGTTGGGCAGTCAAAAATTTACGTTCAATGAGTTGGAAACTTCGCCCTGTGATTGCTTTGCTTGTGATTGTCGTGAGCTTCCTTGGCGCGCGTTCAAGTTTTCAACACCGTGGTATTAACCCCGCCATGGTGGCATTTTCTTCTGATGCGTTAGTTAATTCCTTGGTGCTTAATTCGGGCTATTCCGTCATTTATGCGGCACAGCAATTTAAAGATGAAGAAAAATCTTCAGAAATGTACGGAAAAATGGATGCAGATGAAATGTTTCGTATTGTTAAAGCTAGCCGTGGCCGTCCAGAAAGTGATTACATTTCAGATAAATACCCAACTTTAACGAAAAATGTCGCGACTTATCAGGGGAAACCTAAAAATATCGTGATTTTGCTACAAGAAAGTCTCGGTGCTCAGTTTATTGGAACACTCGGTGGCAAACCTCTTTCTCCAAATGTGGATCAGCTCGCAAAAGAAGGGTGGTTATTTGAAAATCTTTATGCAACAGGCACACGTTCAGTGCGAGGTATTGAAGCAACAACGGCTGGTTTTACGCCAACGCCAGCTCGTGCAGTGGTGAAACTTAATAATGCCCAAAGTGGTTTCTTTACTATTGCGGATTTATTACATAAACAAGGCTATAACACTTCCTTTATTTATGGTGGCGAAAAGCACTTCGACAATATGGCGAGCTTTTTCTATGGCAATGGTTTTAAAGATATTTGGGATCAACAAGATTACCAAAATCCAAAATTTACTGGCACTTGGGGCGTGAGTGATGAGGATTTATTTGATAAAGCCAATGAAACTTTCACGAAATTACAAAATGAAGGTAAACCGTTTTTTAGTTTAGTATTTAGCTCCAGCAATCACGATCCATTTGAATATCCAGATGGCAAGATTGAGCTTTATGAGCAACCAAAAGCCACTCGTAATAACGCAGCAAAATATGCGGATTATGCGTTAGGTCATTTCTTTAAAATGGCAAAACAGTCTAATTATTGGAAAGATACGATTTTCTTAATTGTTGCGGATCACGATTCTCGTGTAGGCGGAGCAAGTCTTGTGCCGATTAAGCATTTCCATATTCCAGCCTTGATTCTTGGTAATGGCATTTCGCCACGCCGTGACAGCCGTCTTGTGAGTCAAATTGATATGCCAACCACATTGCTTTCTTTAGCAGGCGTCAGTGGCAATTATCCCATGATTGGTTTTGATTTAACGCAAGATGTAAACCCAGATCGTGCTTTTATGCAATACGATCAAACTCAAGCAATGCTGAAAGGCAATAATGATGTAGTGATTCAAATGCCAAATAAAGCAGCACAAGGTTATCATTATGATAAATCAACAGAAACTTTAACGCCAAAAGAGGTGCCTGATGCAATGAAAAAAGAGGCATTAGCTCACGCTTTATTAGGCAGTTATTTATATAAAAATCGCTTGTATTCTTCAGGTGAAAAAAAATAAACGGAATGCCAGCTTAAGCTGGCGTTTCTTTTAGTTATCAAAAACAAACTGTTCACGCAATTGATGTAATTGATCGCGAATTGCCGCGGCTTTTTCAAATTCCAAATCTTGCGCAAATTTATACATTTGTTGTTCCAATTTTTTGATTTGTTGTTGATATTCTTTGGCATTTTTCGGTGCATTATAAAGTGCGGTTGGTTCTGCCGCCATTTTTCCACGTTGTTTATTGGCTTTCGCTTTTTGGTTTGCACCTTGCCCAATATCTAATAATTCACCGACTTTCTTATTCAATGCTTGTGGCACAATGCCATGTTCTTCATTGTATTTTATTTGTTTTTCACGACGACGATTAGTTTCGGTGATGGCTTTTTCCATGGATTTTGTGATGCTATCTGCATATAAAATCGCTTTACCATTTAAGTTTCGTGCAGCACGACCGATGGTTTGAATTAAAGAACGTTCGGAACGCAAAAATCCTTCCTTGTCTGCATCTAAAATCGCCACAAGAGACACTTCTGGAATATCTAAACCTTCACGTAATAAGTTAATTCCAACCAATACATCAAATTCGCCTAAACGCAAATCACGGATAATTTCGACGCGTTCCACGGTATCAATATCAGAATGTAGATAACGCACACGAATTCCATGTTCATCTAAATAATCCGTTAAATCTTCCGCCATTTTTTTAGTGAGTGTTGTGACTAAAACTCGCTCATTTTTATCTGCTCTTTGGCGAACTTCGGAAAGTAAATCATCCACTTGAATAGACACTGGACGAATTTCAATAAGCGGATCAAGCAAACCAGTGGGGCGAACCACTTGATCGATGATTTCACTGCCTGATTTTTCTAATTCATAAGGTCCTGGTGTTGCGGAAACATAAATGGTTTGCGGAGCTAAGCGTTCAAATTCCTCAAAGCGTAACGGACGATTATCCAAGGCGGATGGCAAACGGAAACCATATTCGACTAAGGTTTCTTTACGTGAACGGTCGCCACGATACATTCCACCAATTTGAGGCACAGTTACATGAGATTCATCAATAATTAAAATAGCATCAGAGGGCATGTAATCAAATAATGTTGGTGGTGGTTCGCCCTCATTTCTGCCCGATAAATAGCGAGAGTAGTTTTCAATGCCCGAGCAATAGCCCAATTCATTCATCATTTCAATATCAAATTGGGTACGTTGGCTGATACGTTGTTCTTCTAAAAGTTTGTGTTGTTTAATGAAGTATTCACGGCGTGATACCAGTTCTTTTTTGATGTTTTCTATCGCATCTAAAATACGTTCTCTTGGCGTAACATAGTGAGTTTTAGGATAGATCGTAAAACGTGGGACAGCACCAAAACTACTGCCAGTGAGCGGATCAAATAAACTTAAACGCTCGATTTCATCATCAAATAATTCAATACGCACCGCACGATCATCAGATTCCGCAGGGAAAATATCAATAATTTCTCCACGAACACGGAAAGTTCCACGCTGAAATGCTTGATCATTGCGGGTATATTGTAATTCCGCTAACTTCGCTAAAATTTGGCGTTGATCGATAATGGCACCTTGTTGTAAATGCAACATCATTTGTAAATAGCTATCAGGATCGCCCAAACCATAAATTGCAGAAACAGACGCTACCACGATGGTATCTCGACGTTCTAGAAAAGATTTCGTCGCAGAAAGTCGCATTTGTTCAATTTGATCATTAATAGATGCATCTTTTTCAATAAATGTATCACTGCTCGGCACATAGGCTTCTGGCTGATAATAATCATAGTAAGACACAAAATATTCCACCGCATTTTCTGGAAAAAAAGCTTTCATTTCTGCATAAAGCTGAGCAGCAAGGGTTTTATTCGGTGCAAGTAACATCGCTGGGCGATTTAATTGAGCGATTACATTGGCGATAGTAAACGTCTTCCCCGAGCCTGTTACCCCGAGCAAAGTTTGATGCGCCAAACCATCCGTTAAATTTTCAGCCAATTTTTCGATAGCTTGTGGCTGATCGCCAGAGGGACGAAAGTCGGAATGCAGAATGAATGGTTTTGTGTTGATTTTTTCAGACATAAAGTGCGGTTGGTTTTTTGATAGTTTTGAATAATGCCTATTTTAGCATATTTAATATGTAAAATTGATCAGGCAAAAATCTAAGTTTTACACAGACTTAGCGATGTCAAGAGGAAGATGTCACAAATTCATTAAAAAAACTTTAAATTTTTACTAGACAAAACTTAACTTATTGATTTTAAATTAAAATTTAATTTTAGGCTAATCTATAATCAAGATCGAATAATCCTTGTAAGAACAAGGGATCCGCAAAATTTTAAAAAGTTAATCCACAAAGTTATCCACAGGCTCTGTGGATAGAAAAATAAATATTAGGTGGGTATATAAAAGATGAGGAAATTTTTTATTTTTTATGAAATTTTTTTAAATTTTGCATTGACAAGCTAACTATCGATCATTAAAATTCGCGCCCTGTTCCTTGTGATACAAAGTTTATTCCTCCTTAGTTCAGTCGGTAGAACGGTGGACTGTTAATCCATATGTCGCTGGTTCAAGTCCAGCAGGAGGAGCCAATTTTTCTTTTGGTTTAGAGTTTGTTTGTCTCCTTTTACAAATTCTAAATTAGCAACCAAAAGATTTTTAGCCCATCATGTTGATGGGCTTTATTTTTAACTTCAAAATAGGATTTTGCTTCCGCCAGTTGAGATGGTTGTGCCGTATAACAAGCTCAAGGCAAAAAATAGCATTATTCCACCAGCGATTAGTTTCACGATGCTTTCGCTTTTTCCTTTCGTATTTTTTGAACTATACCAATGCCCTAAGTGGATTGCGGTATTTCGTGCATAACGTACAATTCCTGCGAAGGCTGACAGCATAAGCCCCGTGCCGAAAGACATGGCTAATACAGCTAAAATTCCCCAGCTATAAAGATCAAGCATATAAGCTAAAAATAAAACGAAAATTGCACCACTACATGGGCGCATGCCAATTGTTAAAATCACGAGAAATTGTGATTTTAGATTGGTTGCTTGTGCAGTTTGTGTGGGGCTTGGCAAATGTTGGTGTCCGCAACTACAAGTGTTTGGTTGAAAAGTGCGGTTATTTTTCACCGCACTTTTTTCGTGTAGAGGGAGGGGATTGAGGGATTTAATGGTTAATTTAGCTTTTTTACGATAGGCACGTAGACCTTGCCAAATCCAATAACAGCCGAGAAATACCAATAATAGCAAGGCAGTTCGTTCTAACCAAAGCTGACTTAATTTGAAATAACGTGATGAAAGATTTAGCACTACAACAAGCAATGTTGTTGCTGTAATCGCGACAATGCCTTGCATTAAGGATGAAAGTAAGCTCAAGATAGTGCTTTGTTTTAATTGGCTTTCATGCGTGGAAAGATAGCTGGCAATAATAAATTTGCCGTGTCCTGGCCCGAGGGCATGGAGTACGCCGTAAACAAAGCTGACGAAAATAAGTGTGATGCCTGCCTTGATGCTATTATTTTGAATTTGATGTAAATTTTCCGAAATAAGTTGATTAAAATCTTTTTGCCATGCAGCAATATGTAAGAAAAACCAAGGGGAAAAATAGACAAGTAAGGCGAGTGCAATCACTAATAACACGAGCCCAGTTTTATATTTTTTCATTTCTACTCACATTGAATTATTATTTTTTGCGCGAACATTATGCCTAAGGAATCATCTTCGTTCTTTTGGGATTTATCAAGTGAAGATGCGTAGGCTTGGATTTTTTCATCCACATTAGGTTCAATTAATTTTCCTTGGCAATTTTTCGAAAGTGCGGAAAAATCTACCGCACTTTTTGAAGCGTAAGTCATCGCCACATAATAAGTGGGATCGTAAGTTTGTAAGCTAAATGTATTTTTTTCTAACTTTTGCGGATGGGCGAGTGGCACATCAAAATAATATTGCAGTTGTAAGCCTTGAACATTAATGCCGTAATTTTTTGGGCGAGGGGAATATTTGATTTTATTATTCTGAGCATCATATAGATAGCTGAAATAATGTTCACTGACGATATTTCCCATCACATCATCAAGAAGTTTTTGTTTTTCCGATTTAGTTCTAGCTTGTTTCATATCATAAATAACTGCAGACGAACTTGGTTCATCCAACGTCCATTTCATTGAAAAACCTGTGAGTTGATTATTTTCTATAATGGGCGTGGTTTGTATATCAATAAATGCGTGAGGATGGGCTAAAACACCAAAACTAACGAATAAACCGAGTAATAATGAATACGTTTTCACAAAAAATCCTATTATTTTGAACGCTAGAATTTGAAGTTGTTTATTCTACACGCAAAAACGAATTTTTCTGTCAAAAATGTTGATGTAAATCAAAAAAACTCTCAATAGCATTTCCCTTGCCTTTCAATATTCAGTAACATAGCTCCCGTCAAGTGATTGCTTGATATTCATAAAGTTCCTAAATAAAATAATGATAAATATAGCTAAACTACTTTCCTGCCACCCGTTTCGGGTGGTTTTTTTTATCTAAGTCGAAAGATGCACTCTTGCATTGTGCATTTATTCTTATTATGATCAGCTCGAGTATAACTAAGAGAATAATAGATGTTTAATTTAAATCGTGAGCATTTTAGAGATGATTATCTTTATAGGTTTTATCAATATGGAGATACTCATAGTAAGATTCCTTCTAATTTGTATAAAGTATTGGCAAGAAAATTAGATATGATAAGTGCCTCAGAAAATATCAACGATTTACGTTCTCCACCAGCTAACCATTTGGAGTTGCTTGAGCCAAAAGAAAATAAAATTTATTCCATTCGAGTGAATAAACAATATCGTTTAATTTTTAAATATGAAAATAACGAAGTAAATAATTTATATTTAGATCCACATTCTTATAATTTGTAAGGAGGATAATATGATGACGAGAAAACCCACCTCTGTTGGTGAAATTCTACAAGAAGAGTTTTTAGAACCTTTAAGTCTTAAAATTAGTGATTTAGCTCAAATTTTAGATGTACATCGTAATACGGCAAGCAATAT
Proteins encoded:
- a CDS encoding DUF1919 domain-containing protein, with product MNPFQKIKSAVNKCQRFFINRTLQRKLTNQGMTVISANCMGAFILHDLHQPFNSPFVNLYLSPQDFLRYLQNMDFYRTQPLTFVQTEKSYPVGKLADLEIHFMHYHSEQEANEKWQLRTSRMKLDNLFIMMADRDGVTEKDIQLFDQLPFKNKVIFTHKPYPAFKSAYYIKGFEKQNQVGDIFEFSGWNGKKYYDQFDYLKWFNQA
- a CDS encoding NADP-dependent malic enzyme, whose product is MTEQLRQAALDFHEFPIPGKIEVTPTKSLATQRDLALAYSPGVAEPCLEIEKDPAASYKYTARGNLVAVISNGTAVLGLGNIGALAGKPVMEGKGVLFKKFAGINVFDIEVNEHDPDKLVDIIASLEPTFGGVNLEDIKAPECFYIEQKLRERMNIPVFHDDQHGTAIISAAAIINSLRIVGKKIEDVRLVASGAGAASIACLNLLLSLGMKRENITVCDSKGVVYKGRDDKMDQTKKDYAIEDNGWRKLGDAMPNADIFLGCSAAGALTQDMVKSMAAHPIILALANPNPEITPPEAKAVRPDAIVCTGRSDYPNQVNNVLCFPFIFRGSLDVGATTINEEMKRAAVYAIADLALEEQNEVVTSAYGGEGATFGADYVIPRPFDPRLIVRIAPAVAKAAMESGVATRPIQNWDIYIDQLTQFVYKTNLFMRPIFSQAKAAKQRIILAEGEENKALHATQEVISMGLANPILIGRRSVIEEKIKKLGLRLTAGVDFEIVDNEDNPRYEECWKHYYELTKRKGITPAIAKRVVRSNTTVLASTLLSLGYADALVCGLFGSYGKHLASIRDIIGLKDGVKTAAALNSLVLPTGNVFLTDTHVNSNPTAEELAEITLMAAEEIHRFGIEPAVALLSHSNFGSSDSLGAPKMREVLQIVKEHNPHLMIDGEMRGDLAMNEAHRKEVMPDSPLKGSANLLVFPDLSASRISYSLLRSTTTAITVGPILMGMNKSAHILNPGASVRRIINMIAYAAVKAQQE
- a CDS encoding LTA synthase family protein, with the protein product MKKAHFPLFPIFTFVLINLILLSLSRFGLAVWQSERVSAVDGWLQLFLQGVRMDVVALCYLFGVPALLTTLFHSSKVWVKILRLWLTLGSVFIIFMEIATPAFIETYDYRPNRLFIEYLIYPKEVFSMLAEGHLSAVIFSLVFTILAAVIYWKISGWAVKNLRSMSWKLRPVIALLVIVVSFLGARSSFQHRGINPAMVAFSSDALVNSLVLNSGYSVIYAAQQFKDEEKSSEMYGKMDADEMFRIVKASRGRPESDYISDKYPTLTKNVATYQGKPKNIVILLQESLGAQFIGTLGGKPLSPNVDQLAKEGWLFENLYATGTRSVRGIEATTAGFTPTPARAVVKLNNAQSGFFTIADLLHKQGYNTSFIYGGEKHFDNMASFFYGNGFKDIWDQQDYQNPKFTGTWGVSDEDLFDKANETFTKLQNEGKPFFSLVFSSSNHDPFEYPDGKIELYEQPKATRNNAAKYADYALGHFFKMAKQSNYWKDTIFLIVADHDSRVGGASLVPIKHFHIPALILGNGISPRRDSRLVSQIDMPTTLLSLAGVSGNYPMIGFDLTQDVNPDRAFMQYDQTQAMLKGNNDVVIQMPNKAAQGYHYDKSTETLTPKEVPDAMKKEALAHALLGSYLYKNRLYSSGEKK
- the uvrB gene encoding excinuclease ABC subunit UvrB, with amino-acid sequence MSEKINTKPFILHSDFRPSGDQPQAIEKLAENLTDGLAHQTLLGVTGSGKTFTIANVIAQLNRPAMLLAPNKTLAAQLYAEMKAFFPENAVEYFVSYYDYYQPEAYVPSSDTFIEKDASINDQIEQMRLSATKSFLERRDTIVVASVSAIYGLGDPDSYLQMMLHLQQGAIIDQRQILAKLAELQYTRNDQAFQRGTFRVRGEIIDIFPAESDDRAVRIELFDDEIERLSLFDPLTGSSFGAVPRFTIYPKTHYVTPRERILDAIENIKKELVSRREYFIKQHKLLEEQRISQRTQFDIEMMNELGYCSGIENYSRYLSGRNEGEPPPTLFDYMPSDAILIIDESHVTVPQIGGMYRGDRSRKETLVEYGFRLPSALDNRPLRFEEFERLAPQTIYVSATPGPYELEKSGSEIIDQVVRPTGLLDPLIEIRPVSIQVDDLLSEVRQRADKNERVLVTTLTKKMAEDLTDYLDEHGIRVRYLHSDIDTVERVEIIRDLRLGEFDVLVGINLLREGLDIPEVSLVAILDADKEGFLRSERSLIQTIGRAARNLNGKAILYADSITKSMEKAITETNRRREKQIKYNEEHGIVPQALNKKVGELLDIGQGANQKAKANKQRGKMAAEPTALYNAPKNAKEYQQQIKKLEQQMYKFAQDLEFEKAAAIRDQLHQLREQFVFDN
- the zevB gene encoding zinc transporter permease subunit ZevB codes for the protein MKKYKTGLVLLVIALALLVYFSPWFFLHIAAWQKDFNQLISENLHQIQNNSIKAGITLIFVSFVYGVLHALGPGHGKFIIASYLSTHESQLKQSTILSLLSSLMQGIVAITATTLLVVVLNLSSRYFKLSQLWLERTALLLLVFLGCYWIWQGLRAYRKKAKLTIKSLNPLPLHEKSAVKNNRTFQPNTCSCGHQHLPSPTQTAQATNLKSQFLVILTIGMRPCSGAIFVLFLAYMLDLYSWGILAVLAMSFGTGLMLSAFAGIVRYARNTAIHLGHWYSSKNTKGKSESIVKLIAGGIMLFFALSLLYGTTISTGGSKILF
- the zevA gene encoding zinc transporter binding subunit ZevA; protein product: MKTYSLLLGLFVSFGVLAHPHAFIDIQTTPIIENNQLTGFSMKWTLDEPSSSAVIYDMKQARTKSEKQKLLDDVMGNIVSEHYFSYLYDAQNNKIKYSPRPKNYGINVQGLQLQYYFDVPLAHPQKLEKNTFSLQTYDPTYYVAMTYASKSAVDFSALSKNCQGKLIEPNVDEKIQAYASSLDKSQKNEDDSLGIMFAQKIIIQCE
- a CDS encoding type II toxin-antitoxin system RelE/ParE family toxin; translation: MFNLNREHFRDDYLYRFYQYGDTHSKIPSNLYKVLARKLDMISASENINDLRSPPANHLELLEPKENKIYSIRVNKQYRLIFKYENNEVNNLYLDPHSYNL